One region of Chloroflexota bacterium genomic DNA includes:
- a CDS encoding cysteine hydrolase: protein MSTQFPERSQALMQGSDAFLAYLTGWHAGLAPLDLASDWAANGVRAENVAVFVVDMVNGFCHKGPLAGERVKGLIAPVQAAIERCHSLGVRHFLLPQDTHHPDALEFGQFGPHCVAGQDESNTVPELAGLPAAANFTVIEKNSLHPAYGTGLAQWLRQHPEVAYFLVMGDCTDLCVYQTAMYLRLSANAIQRDCQVVVPENCVQTYDLPVEIAQEIGAMPHDGDLLHLVFLFHMALNGVHIVKAVE from the coding sequence GTGAGCACGCAATTTCCCGAGCGTTCTCAAGCACTAATGCAGGGCAGTGATGCGTTCTTGGCATACTTGACCGGCTGGCACGCTGGTCTCGCGCCACTTGATTTGGCAAGCGATTGGGCCGCTAACGGAGTCAGAGCAGAGAATGTCGCGGTGTTCGTCGTAGATATGGTCAATGGCTTCTGCCACAAAGGGCCGCTGGCGGGAGAACGGGTCAAGGGGTTGATTGCGCCGGTGCAAGCGGCAATCGAGCGCTGCCACTCCCTTGGTGTGCGCCACTTCTTGTTGCCGCAGGACACGCACCATCCCGATGCCCTGGAATTCGGCCAATTCGGCCCGCACTGCGTCGCCGGCCAAGACGAATCTAATACGGTGCCGGAGCTTGCCGGCTTGCCTGCCGCCGCTAACTTTACGGTTATAGAAAAGAACTCGCTGCACCCGGCATACGGCACCGGTTTGGCGCAATGGCTCCGACAGCACCCGGAGGTGGCATACTTTCTCGTCATGGGCGACTGCACGGATCTCTGTGTTTACCAAACGGCGATGTACCTGCGTCTTAGCGCCAATGCCATCCAGCGCGACTGCCAGGTGGTGGTACCGGAGAACTGCGTGCAGACATACGACTTGCCGGTCGAGATAGCTCAAGAAATAGGCGCTATGCCGCACGACGGCGACTTGCTGCACCTCGTCTTTCTCTTTCACATGGCGCTCAACGGTGTGCACATTGTGAAAGCAGTAGAATAG